In Procambarus clarkii isolate CNS0578487 chromosome 60, FALCON_Pclarkii_2.0, whole genome shotgun sequence, one genomic interval encodes:
- the LOC138353951 gene encoding cytadherence high molecular weight protein 1-like, translating into MMKLGGGYRRRDTGYQMRDEVLHETDRDKDLRVDITPNLSPETLLKKITSAAYARLANIRTSFWKLKEVTPEEVIPEAVTPEAVTPEKVTPAEVSPEAVTPGEETPEAVTPEEVTPEEVTPEAVTPVEVTPVEVTPEAVTPEAVTPQAVTPEEVTPEEVTPEAVTSEAVTLEAVTPEAVTQEAVTQEEVTQEEVTPEAVTPEAVTQEAVTPEEVTPEAVTP; encoded by the exons atgatgaaactaggcggaggatATAGGAGGCGAGACACCGGATACCAAatgagagatgaagtccttcatgaaacggacagagataaagatctacgagtggatatcacaccaaacctgtctcctgaaaccctactcaaaaaaataacatcagcggcgtatgcaaggctggctaacatcagaacatccTTCTGGAAATTGA aggaagtaacaccagaggaagtaataccagaagcagtaacaccagaagcagtaacaccagagaaagTAACACCAGCGGAAGtatcaccagaggcagtaacaccaggggaagaaacaccagaagcagtaacaccagaggaagtaacaccagaggaagtaacaccagaagcagtaacaccagtggAAGTAACACCagtggaagtaacaccagaggcagtaacaccagaggcagtaacaccacaagcagtaacaccagaggaagtaacaccagaggaagtaacaccagaggcagtaacatcagaggcagtaacactagaagcagtaacaccagaagcagtaacacaAGAGGCAGTAACACAAGAGGAAGTAACacaagaggaagtaacaccagaagcagtaacaccagaagcagtaacacaagaagcagtaacaccagaggaagtaacaccagaagcagtaacaccatAA